The nucleotide window CTGTACGACGAGATCGTGCCGAACCCGGGCGGGGGAACGGTCGTCTCCGGCCTCGATCCCGACGCGCCGTCGTCGGTATGCGAACTGTACGAGGGCGACCTGCTGTACGTCCCGCGCGGCATGCCCCACCTGGTGCGTACGACCGGCTCGTCATCGGTGCACGTCACGATCAGCGTCAACACGATGACGTGGGCGGACCTGCTGCGCGAGCTGATCCAGGAGATCCTGCGCGCCGACGAGTTCGCCGTCCCGCTGCCCCTGGGCCGGAACGTCGCCGAGCGGATCGGGCCGATGGTCGGCCGGTACGGCGACCTGATCGCGTCGGCGCTGGCCGGCCGCGCCGGCGGGGACGCCCTTCACCGGACCCTTTACGGCCGGACCGCGTTCGGCGAGCCGGTCCGGGCCGGGCTCCTGCGACAGGCGGTGACCGGCACGCCTACCGGCATGCCGGATCGGATCCGCCTGCGCCCCGGGGTATGGCCGCTGGTAACGCTGGCCGAGGGCGCGGACGGCGCGCGGATCACGGTGGGGACCAGCGGTTTCCGCGTCTCCGCTCGGGTCGCCGAGACATGCCGGCGCCTGCTGGACGGGCCGCTGGCCGTACAAGAGATCTCCCCTGACCCCTCCGAGGCCGCGACGGTCGCGGAAACGCTGATCGGCCTGGGCATGTGTGCCGGTGAGGACGTGTAATCCATGGGTGATGCCAACCCCGTTGGCATCACGTCCCTCCCCGCCCCGCCGCGCGCGCCTCCTGGGTCATGTACGCGTCGCGGACGGGCTTTCGCTCGTGGCAGAGGAGGAGTCGGGCCCGTCGGCCATGGAGTCGAGCACCTGGTCATGGACCGCCAGTACGCGAGCGTCGAGCTGGTCAACGGTCAGGCCGATGTCTCGGGCCAGTGATGCCCAGAAGATGAGATAGCTCTTGTACGCGGCCACCATGAACATCGCGACCGCGTCGGAGCTGGCCGGGAGGGCACCCGAACGCTGGTCGCGTTCGACAGCCGCCCTCGTCCGGTCGATCTCGGGCAGGGCGCGTGGGTGGCGATCAAGTACCCGAACGCGGTCTCCGATGAACAAGCCGGCGGGTGGGTCTGTAGACGCGGCGATCGCCGAGGCCACCTCCACCGCGTTCGCCTCCAAGAAAGGCCAGGCGATCACCGCACGGCTGATCGTGCGGCGGGTCAAGGCCCCGACCCATAGCCGCGGCCTCTTACCGTGCTGGCTGTAAAGGAGCTGGTGGCGAACCCGATATCGCGTCCACGCTCGAACTGTGGATCGGCTAATTTTCCTGTGCTTCGTTGACCTCGATAGATGAGGGTCTCCAGAGCGTCGCGGAAGGCTCTGAAGTTCTTGATCGGCTCGGTCGGCTCTTCGTCCAACTCGAATGTGCGCCGCATCGTCCGGGTCTGACCTTTCAGATCCTCGGCGTCCACGGAGCCGTCGAGGGCCGCCTCGACCTCTTCGAGCAGGAGCGTGGCTTTTCCCGGGTCGCGCCGGCCCGGTGGTTCAGCACGAACGACCGCTTGAGCCGCTTGATCTTGACGCTGGGTTTTCTCGCTGGTGATTTCCCGCATGGCTTGGCGCTGTCGGTGGCCCGGCTCGCGGAAGAGCGCCCGGAAGTTTGCGGTCCATGATCGCCGCCGCATCGGCGAGGTCCTCATCATGGCGAACGGCGTCCATAACACTTCTGGCGAATCCCACGTCCTTGACCTTGAGGTTTTGCGCCTTGGCCGCCTGATCGGGTTCCAGGAAGTCGGTTGCGCGACGCCGTCGGAGCTCATCCCCGTCGCGACCGCTCGACAGGCCCAGACCGACCTGACCTCGCGACCAGCCGCCGGCCACGGTTGATGCTGAGGGATCTTTTCCCTCTCGGTGTCGTGTTCGGCATTTGCGGGCCGGTTGCCATCGCCGGCTCCGTCTATGTCCTGACAACCGGTTCGCACCGCATCCTGTTCGGCGTGGCCAGCCCCTGCTTCTTCGTGATGATGGCCTCCACCTCTCCGTACGTCGCGGCCCTTTACTACTCCAAGCTTCGGGTGGGGCACAGACGAGTGGTGGGCCGGGCGATCATCATCGGGACCAGCAAGCCCCGCTGACCCACAATCGGTTCTGCGACGCCGGCCTGTAGAGGCCGCGAGCAGCGCGCGCGAGGCGGCCGTCTTGATCACGGGCGCACCCCACGGCAGAGCGCCAGTGCGAAGTGAGAATCGGGTGCGGCGCCGGCAGCCCGGCGGGAGCCGGAGCCGGTGGGTTCGCTGGATGGGCCTGGGATCAGGTGGGTGCGGATAGGTCCGGCATTCAGGGACGTCCGAGGATTGCTTCACGCAGGACCCCGCATTTCGTCCAGGCCGTTCTTGGCTGCGCTCCGGGCCGAAATCCACAATTCTCGGCATGAATCCGTCCGAGGTTGCCGACATCCGGTACCCGAGTGATTCTCTGACCTGGTACCCGAGCCGGACCAATTCACCATGCACTCTCCGATACCCCCAACGGGGGTTCTCCCGCGCCAGCCGGAGCACCGGATCCCGAATCTGTTGGCTGACCCCACGGCGGCCGGGCTTGCTCGGATACGTCCAGGTGCGCTTGACCAGCCGGCGGTGTCAGGCCAGCAGCGTGCCCGGGGTGACCAGCCGATGCGAACGCAGCACCACCGGCAACAACCGGGCCAGCCATGCCAGGACGGCCCGGTCGGCCCAGTCCACCTTCGGGCGGGTGACCTGACGCCGCAGCACCGCCACCTCATGACGGAGCACCATGATCTCCGCGTCCTTCGACGCTTGGCTACGCGCCAGCAGCACCAACCAGCCGAAGACCCGGATCATGATCAGATACAGGAGACGAAAAGACACAAAGCACGATCTTGCCCCACCCCGGCCATCCGCCCAAACCGCAGGTCAGCCATCGCTGCGACGAGTTCTGAAGCGGTACAGCCTGGGTACTGCCGTGAACGGCGCGCGGAACAATCCCTCGCGAGGCCGAACGGCGGCTCGTCAGCGAGCAGGTTGGCAAGACGACGACCGAGGTCAGGATGGCGACAGCGGGACCCGTCACCCGACCAACGCGACATCGCGTTGACAGCAGACGATGGCGGGATAATCCCGCAATACGGCAGGTTTACTACTTATGGCGAGCGGCCGGCCGCTCAAAACTGAACGTCATGACGAACCTCGACACGCTTCTCGAACGTAACCGGTTCTTCGCTAAGACCGACGCGAAGGACAAGGTGCCGGCTATCCCGTTCATCCCGAACATGCAGGCTTACGTGTTGACCTGCATCGACCCTCGAGTCGACCCGGCCGGGATCCTGGGCTTGGAACTCGGCGACGCGATCGTCGCTCGCAGCATCGGCGGCCGAGTGACCGACGCGGTCCTTGCCGACCTGGCCTGGGTCTGCCACCTCCACGAGAACATGACCCCTGATTCCGCCTGGTTCGAACTCGCGGTCATCCACCACACCGACTGTGGCTCGGCATTGTTCGCCGATGACGAGCTACGCCACAGCTTCGCCATCCGCTACGGCTACGACAGCGTTGCCCTGCGTGGTCTGGCCGTGCTCGACCCCGCCCAGACCGCGCAAGAGGACACGGACAGGCTCCTCGCCGCCCCACAGCTCGCCTCGCAGATCGCGGTGTCCGGCTATGTCTACGAGATCGAAACCGGGCTGCTCACCCAAGTAACCGCACCGCGCCTCCGAGCGGACGGCTCCACCACCGCCTCCTGACCGGTTGATGCGGCGAGCCTTGCCAGCCCAACCGGTAGCACAGGCCAACTCGCCGATCTTCCTACACCACCAAGTCCACCGAAGAAGGAGCTCAATGGCCGACACACCGACCTTTGTCCTCATACATGGGGCCCTCACCGATGCCTCGGTCTGGCGTAAGGTCTCCGATCGACTGCAACGCGCTGGTCACCGCGTGGCCGCGCCCTCGGTTGCCATGCGCAGCCTTGACGGCGACGCGCGCTACCTGCGCGCGTTCCTCGAAACCCTGCCCGGTCCGCTCATCGTCGCCGGGCACTCCTACGCCGGCTCGATCATCTCCCACCCGGACGCGCTCACCCCGGCGGTCCAGGCCTTGGTGTTCGTCGCCGCGTTCCAGCAGGACGCCGGTGAAACGCCGGGCGAGCTCAACGGCATGTTCCCCGGTAGCCTGCTCACCCCCGACAACTTGCGCTTTCGCCCATACCCCAACGGACAGGAGGTATATCTGCGGCCGGAAAAGTTCGCGGAGGTCTACGCCGCGGACGTCGACCCGGCCGAAGTTGCGATCATGGCCGCCGCCCAGAAGCCGTTCGACCCCACCATTCTCGACGGAACCTTCAATGCGCCGGCCACCTGGCGAACACTTCCCTCCTGGAGCGTGGTGCCCACGTCCGACATGTCGATCCCTACCCAGACACTACGCTGGATGGCAGAACGCGCCGGATCCATCGTCACCGAAGTCGACGCCTCCCACGCCGTTCCCACCGCCCATCCCGACCACGTGACCAACACCATCCTTGACGCGGCGAAGGGCATTTCGGACTGACCAGGACGTCACCCACAAGGGAAAGGGGCCATACACTTC belongs to Actinoallomurus bryophytorum and includes:
- a CDS encoding alpha/beta fold hydrolase, with amino-acid sequence MADTPTFVLIHGALTDASVWRKVSDRLQRAGHRVAAPSVAMRSLDGDARYLRAFLETLPGPLIVAGHSYAGSIISHPDALTPAVQALVFVAAFQQDAGETPGELNGMFPGSLLTPDNLRFRPYPNGQEVYLRPEKFAEVYAADVDPAEVAIMAAAQKPFDPTILDGTFNAPATWRTLPSWSVVPTSDMSIPTQTLRWMAERAGSIVTEVDASHAVPTAHPDHVTNTILDAAKGISD
- a CDS encoding JmjC domain-containing protein, with translation MTVLSALVGDVDYFFEKYVGKAPLHRRDVLRDLGAFVSIEDIDRVITGSGLRTPGVQLAKDGVVVTPDRYVSRSTLGYAGLKDVVDPVKVAQFYRNGATIVLGTVNLLLPRLHEVCKDIETELGHPVDANIYVAPPDTRAFDVHCDAQDILVIQVHGTKRWHLYDEIVPNPGGGTVVSGLDPDAPSSVCELYEGDLLYVPRGMPHLVRTTGSSSVHVTISVNTMTWADLLRELIQEILRADEFAVPLPLGRNVAERIGPMVGRYGDLIASALAGRAGGDALHRTLYGRTAFGEPVRAGLLRQAVTGTPTGMPDRIRLRPGVWPLVTLAEGADGARITVGTSGFRVSARVAETCRRLLDGPLAVQEISPDPSEAATVAETLIGLGMCAGEDV
- a CDS encoding carbonic anhydrase, yielding MTNLDTLLERNRFFAKTDAKDKVPAIPFIPNMQAYVLTCIDPRVDPAGILGLELGDAIVARSIGGRVTDAVLADLAWVCHLHENMTPDSAWFELAVIHHTDCGSALFADDELRHSFAIRYGYDSVALRGLAVLDPAQTAQEDTDRLLAAPQLASQIAVSGYVYEIETGLLTQVTAPRLRADGSTTAS